A stretch of the Calypte anna isolate BGI_N300 chromosome 5, bCalAnn1_v1.p, whole genome shotgun sequence genome encodes the following:
- the CTTN gene encoding src substrate cortactin isoform X3, with the protein MWKAIAGHTISVNQDDGADDWETDPDFVNDVSEKEQRWGAKTVKGSGHQEHINIHQLRENVFQEHQNLKEKELETGPKASHGYGGKFGVEQDRMDKSAVGHEYQSKLSKHCSQVDSVKGFGGKFGVQTDRVDQSAVGFEYQGKTEKHASQKDYSSGFGGKYGVQADRVDKSAVGFDYQGKTEKHESQKDYVKGFGGKFGVQTDRQDKCALGWDHQEKVQLHESQKDYKSGFGGKFGVQRERQDPSALGFDYKEKLAKHESQQDYSKGFGGKYGVQKDRMDKNAATFEDIEKPASTYQKTKPIEAVANKTSNIRANFENLAKEKEQEDRRKAEAERAQRMAREKQEQEEARRKLEEQAKAKKQTPPPSPTTQPAEQKTPSSPVYQDAVSCEAGSAYRNSTATYSATHEPEPGYRAAESDYQEAVSQRETGYEAETVYEVTGAGDHYQAEENTYDEYENELGITAIALYDYQAAGDDEISFDPDDIITNIEMIDDGWWRGVCKGRYGLFPANYVEPRQ; encoded by the exons ATGTGGAAGGCTATTGCAGGCCACACCATTTCTGTCAATCAGGATGATGGAGCCGACGACTGGGAGACGGATCCTGATTTTGTG AATGATGTGAGTGAGAAAGAACAACGCTGGGGAGCTAAAACTGTGAAAGGATCCGGCCATCAAGAGCACATCAA TATTCATCAGCTGAGAGAGAATGTATTCCAAGAACACCAGAACCTCAAAGAGAAGGAGCTTGAAACAGGACCAAAAGCTTCCCATGGCTATGGAGGGAAATTTGGTGTTGAACAAGATCGCATGGATAAA tCAGCTGTTGGACATGAGTATCAATCCAAGCTTTCCAAGCATTGCTCCCAGGTGGATTCAGTGAAAGGATTTGGTGGCAAGTTTGGAGTACAAACTGATAGAGTGGACCAG tCAGCTGTTGGGTTTGAATATCAGGGGAAAACTGAGAAGCATGCTTCCCAAAAAG ACTACTCCAGTGGTTTTGGTGGAAAATATGGAGTACAGGCTGACAGAGTGGACAAGAGTGCAGTGGGGTTTGACTACCAGGGTAAAACTGAGAAACATGAGTCACAGAAGG ATTATGTAAAGGGGTTTGGAGGCAAGTTTGGAGTGCAGACTGACAGACAAGACAAATGTGCTCTTGGCTGGGATCACCAGGAGAAAGTGCAGCTGCATGAATCCCAGAAAG ACTATAAGAGTGGTTTCGGAGGGAAATTTGGTGTACAGAGAGAAAGGCAGGACCCATCTGCTCTGGGGTTTGATTACAAGGAGAAACTAGCCAAGCATGAATCTCAACAAG aTTATTCCAAAGGATTTGGTGGGAAGTATGGTGTACAGAAAGATCGGATGGATAAG AATGCAGCAACTTTTGAAGATATTGAGAAACCTGCATCAACTTACCAGAAGACCAAGCCAATAGAAGCTG TTGCTAATAAAACGAGCAACATCCGAGCTAACTTTGAGAATTTAGccaaggaaaaagaacaagaggaccgaaggaaggcagaagctgAGAGAGCACAAAGAATGGCCAGGGAGAAACAAGAACAGGAGGAGGCTCGAAGGAAACTGGAG GAACAAGCtaaagccaaaaaacaaactCCACCACCATCTCCTACTACACAGCCAGCTGAGCAGAAGACACCCTCCAGCCCAGTCTACCAG GATGCAGTTTCCTGTGAAGCAGGGTCTGCCTACAGGAATTCTACTGCAACATATTCAGCCACACATGAGCCAGAGCCTGGCTACAGAGCTGCAGAGTCAGACTACCAAGAAGCAGTGAGTCAGCGGGAGACAGGATATGAGGCAGAGACTGTTTATGAAGTGACAGGGGCAGGAGACCACTACCAAGCAG aagaaaatacttaTGATGAATATGAAAATGAACTTGGAATTACAGCCATAGCTCTTTATGATTATCAAGCTG CGGGTGATGACGAGATTTCCTTTGACCCAGATGACATCATCACAAACATAGAAATGATCGATGATGGCTGGTGGAGGGGTGTCTGCAAAGGCCGGTACGGGCTGTTCCCTGCCAATTATGTGGAGCCCAGACAGTAA
- the CTTN gene encoding src substrate cortactin isoform X2 — protein sequence MWKAIAGHTISVNQDDGADDWETDPDFVNDVSEKEQRWGAKTVKGSGHQEHINIHQLRENVFQEHQNLKEKELETGPKASHGYGGKFGVEQDRMDKSAVGHEYQSKLSKHCSQVDSVKGFGGKFGVQTDRVDQSAVGFEYQGKTEKHASQKDYSSGFGGKYGVQADRVDKSAVGFDYQGKTEKHESQKDYSKGFGGKYGVDKDKVDKSAVGFEYQGKTEKHESQKDYVKGFGGKFGVQTDRQDKCALGWDHQEKVQLHESQKDYSKGFGGKYGVQKDRMDKNAATFEDIEKPASTYQKTKPIEAVANKTSNIRANFENLAKEKEQEDRRKAEAERAQRMAREKQEQEEARRKLEEQAKAKKQTPPPSPTTQPAEQKTPSSPVYQDAVSCEAGSAYRNSTATYSATHEPEPGYRAAESDYQEAVSQRETGYEAETVYEVTGAGDHYQAEENTYDEYENELGITAIALYDYQAAGDDEISFDPDDIITNIEMIDDGWWRGVCKGRYGLFPANYVEPRQ from the exons ATGTGGAAGGCTATTGCAGGCCACACCATTTCTGTCAATCAGGATGATGGAGCCGACGACTGGGAGACGGATCCTGATTTTGTG AATGATGTGAGTGAGAAAGAACAACGCTGGGGAGCTAAAACTGTGAAAGGATCCGGCCATCAAGAGCACATCAA TATTCATCAGCTGAGAGAGAATGTATTCCAAGAACACCAGAACCTCAAAGAGAAGGAGCTTGAAACAGGACCAAAAGCTTCCCATGGCTATGGAGGGAAATTTGGTGTTGAACAAGATCGCATGGATAAA tCAGCTGTTGGACATGAGTATCAATCCAAGCTTTCCAAGCATTGCTCCCAGGTGGATTCAGTGAAAGGATTTGGTGGCAAGTTTGGAGTACAAACTGATAGAGTGGACCAG tCAGCTGTTGGGTTTGAATATCAGGGGAAAACTGAGAAGCATGCTTCCCAAAAAG ACTACTCCAGTGGTTTTGGTGGAAAATATGGAGTACAGGCTGACAGAGTGGACAAGAGTGCAGTGGGGTTTGACTACCAGGGTAAAACTGAGAAACATGAGTCACAGAAGG ATTATTCCAAGGGCTTTGGTGGTAAATATGGTGTTGACAAGGACAAAGTGGACAAAAGTGCTGTTGGCTTTGAATATCAAGGCAAAACGGAAAAACATGAATCACAGaaag ATTATGTAAAGGGGTTTGGAGGCAAGTTTGGAGTGCAGACTGACAGACAAGACAAATGTGCTCTTGGCTGGGATCACCAGGAGAAAGTGCAGCTGCATGAATCCCAGAAAG aTTATTCCAAAGGATTTGGTGGGAAGTATGGTGTACAGAAAGATCGGATGGATAAG AATGCAGCAACTTTTGAAGATATTGAGAAACCTGCATCAACTTACCAGAAGACCAAGCCAATAGAAGCTG TTGCTAATAAAACGAGCAACATCCGAGCTAACTTTGAGAATTTAGccaaggaaaaagaacaagaggaccgaaggaaggcagaagctgAGAGAGCACAAAGAATGGCCAGGGAGAAACAAGAACAGGAGGAGGCTCGAAGGAAACTGGAG GAACAAGCtaaagccaaaaaacaaactCCACCACCATCTCCTACTACACAGCCAGCTGAGCAGAAGACACCCTCCAGCCCAGTCTACCAG GATGCAGTTTCCTGTGAAGCAGGGTCTGCCTACAGGAATTCTACTGCAACATATTCAGCCACACATGAGCCAGAGCCTGGCTACAGAGCTGCAGAGTCAGACTACCAAGAAGCAGTGAGTCAGCGGGAGACAGGATATGAGGCAGAGACTGTTTATGAAGTGACAGGGGCAGGAGACCACTACCAAGCAG aagaaaatacttaTGATGAATATGAAAATGAACTTGGAATTACAGCCATAGCTCTTTATGATTATCAAGCTG CGGGTGATGACGAGATTTCCTTTGACCCAGATGACATCATCACAAACATAGAAATGATCGATGATGGCTGGTGGAGGGGTGTCTGCAAAGGCCGGTACGGGCTGTTCCCTGCCAATTATGTGGAGCCCAGACAGTAA
- the CTTN gene encoding src substrate cortactin isoform X1 translates to MWKAIAGHTISVNQDDGADDWETDPDFVNDVSEKEQRWGAKTVKGSGHQEHINIHQLRENVFQEHQNLKEKELETGPKASHGYGGKFGVEQDRMDKSAVGHEYQSKLSKHCSQVDSVKGFGGKFGVQTDRVDQSAVGFEYQGKTEKHASQKDYSSGFGGKYGVQADRVDKSAVGFDYQGKTEKHESQKDYSKGFGGKYGVDKDKVDKSAVGFEYQGKTEKHESQKDYVKGFGGKFGVQTDRQDKCALGWDHQEKVQLHESQKDYKSGFGGKFGVQRERQDPSALGFDYKEKLAKHESQQDYSKGFGGKYGVQKDRMDKNAATFEDIEKPASTYQKTKPIEAVANKTSNIRANFENLAKEKEQEDRRKAEAERAQRMAREKQEQEEARRKLEEQAKAKKQTPPPSPTTQPAEQKTPSSPVYQDAVSCEAGSAYRNSTATYSATHEPEPGYRAAESDYQEAVSQRETGYEAETVYEVTGAGDHYQAEENTYDEYENELGITAIALYDYQAAGDDEISFDPDDIITNIEMIDDGWWRGVCKGRYGLFPANYVEPRQ, encoded by the exons ATGTGGAAGGCTATTGCAGGCCACACCATTTCTGTCAATCAGGATGATGGAGCCGACGACTGGGAGACGGATCCTGATTTTGTG AATGATGTGAGTGAGAAAGAACAACGCTGGGGAGCTAAAACTGTGAAAGGATCCGGCCATCAAGAGCACATCAA TATTCATCAGCTGAGAGAGAATGTATTCCAAGAACACCAGAACCTCAAAGAGAAGGAGCTTGAAACAGGACCAAAAGCTTCCCATGGCTATGGAGGGAAATTTGGTGTTGAACAAGATCGCATGGATAAA tCAGCTGTTGGACATGAGTATCAATCCAAGCTTTCCAAGCATTGCTCCCAGGTGGATTCAGTGAAAGGATTTGGTGGCAAGTTTGGAGTACAAACTGATAGAGTGGACCAG tCAGCTGTTGGGTTTGAATATCAGGGGAAAACTGAGAAGCATGCTTCCCAAAAAG ACTACTCCAGTGGTTTTGGTGGAAAATATGGAGTACAGGCTGACAGAGTGGACAAGAGTGCAGTGGGGTTTGACTACCAGGGTAAAACTGAGAAACATGAGTCACAGAAGG ATTATTCCAAGGGCTTTGGTGGTAAATATGGTGTTGACAAGGACAAAGTGGACAAAAGTGCTGTTGGCTTTGAATATCAAGGCAAAACGGAAAAACATGAATCACAGaaag ATTATGTAAAGGGGTTTGGAGGCAAGTTTGGAGTGCAGACTGACAGACAAGACAAATGTGCTCTTGGCTGGGATCACCAGGAGAAAGTGCAGCTGCATGAATCCCAGAAAG ACTATAAGAGTGGTTTCGGAGGGAAATTTGGTGTACAGAGAGAAAGGCAGGACCCATCTGCTCTGGGGTTTGATTACAAGGAGAAACTAGCCAAGCATGAATCTCAACAAG aTTATTCCAAAGGATTTGGTGGGAAGTATGGTGTACAGAAAGATCGGATGGATAAG AATGCAGCAACTTTTGAAGATATTGAGAAACCTGCATCAACTTACCAGAAGACCAAGCCAATAGAAGCTG TTGCTAATAAAACGAGCAACATCCGAGCTAACTTTGAGAATTTAGccaaggaaaaagaacaagaggaccgaaggaaggcagaagctgAGAGAGCACAAAGAATGGCCAGGGAGAAACAAGAACAGGAGGAGGCTCGAAGGAAACTGGAG GAACAAGCtaaagccaaaaaacaaactCCACCACCATCTCCTACTACACAGCCAGCTGAGCAGAAGACACCCTCCAGCCCAGTCTACCAG GATGCAGTTTCCTGTGAAGCAGGGTCTGCCTACAGGAATTCTACTGCAACATATTCAGCCACACATGAGCCAGAGCCTGGCTACAGAGCTGCAGAGTCAGACTACCAAGAAGCAGTGAGTCAGCGGGAGACAGGATATGAGGCAGAGACTGTTTATGAAGTGACAGGGGCAGGAGACCACTACCAAGCAG aagaaaatacttaTGATGAATATGAAAATGAACTTGGAATTACAGCCATAGCTCTTTATGATTATCAAGCTG CGGGTGATGACGAGATTTCCTTTGACCCAGATGACATCATCACAAACATAGAAATGATCGATGATGGCTGGTGGAGGGGTGTCTGCAAAGGCCGGTACGGGCTGTTCCCTGCCAATTATGTGGAGCCCAGACAGTAA